From a region of the Suncus etruscus isolate mSunEtr1 chromosome 11, mSunEtr1.pri.cur, whole genome shotgun sequence genome:
- the LOC126022142 gene encoding olfactory receptor 6C2-like, protein MRNHTQVTSFILLGLTDDPKLNILIFIFLLITYVLSIVGNLTIILLTLIDSHLQTAMYYFLQNFSFLEIAFTSACIPRFLYSIATGDRTISYNSCICQIFFADLFGIVEFFLLATMSYDRYVAICKPLHYTTIMNHIFCKRLISGCWTITLLLILPPTGFLVTLEFCDSEFDHFVCDVNPLLKISCSDTEFLEKLVLFCSAFILLVTLSFVVWSYVSIIRTILRFPSAQQKKKAFSTCSSHFIVVSITYGSCIFIYIKPSAKNETTVNKGVTVLATSISPMLNPFIYTLRNKQVKKAMDELVKRLLILRTHR, encoded by the coding sequence ATGAGAAATCATACACAAGTAACCTCATTTATCCTCTTAGGACTGACAGATGATCCAAAActgaatattcttatttttatatttctacttatCACCTACGTGTTGAGTATTGTAGGAAACCTGACCATCATCCTTCTCACACTCATTGATTCCCACCTTCAAACTGCAATGTACTATTTTCTGCAAAACTTTTCCTTCTTAGAAATAGCATTCACTTCTGCCTGTATTCCTAGGTTCTTGTACAGTATTGCAACAGGTGACAGGACCATATCCTATAACTCTTGCATATGTCAAATATTTTTTGCAGACCTGTTTGGAATCGTGGAATTTTTTCTTCTGGCAACTATGTCCTATGATCGTTATGTAGCCATATgcaaaccccttcattacacaaCTATCATGAATCACATTTTCTGCAAAAGGCTTATCTCTGGCTGTTGGACAATTACGCTGTTACTCATTCTTCCACCAACTGGTTTTCTTGTGACACTGGAATTCTGTGACTCTGAGTTTGACCACTTTGTCTGTGATGTTAATCCTCTTCTGAAGATTTCATGTTCTGATACAGAGTTCTTAGAGAAGTTGGTTCTTTTCTGTTCTGCATTTATCTTACTAGTGACTCTCAGTTTTGTGGTTTGGTCCTATGTAAGTATTATTCGCACGATTCTTAGGTTCCCCTCTGCTCAGCAAAAGAAAAAGGCATTTTCTACCTGCTCTTCTCATTTTATTGTGGTTTCCATAACTTATGGGAGCTGTATCTTTATCTATATTAAACCTTCTGCAAAAAATGAAACGACAGTTAATAAGGGAGTAACAGTATTGGCTACTTCTATCTCACCCATGTTAAACCCATTTATTTATACTCTAAggaacaaacaagtaaaaaaagcCATGGATGAATTGGTAAAAAGGCTCCTAATCTTGAGGACACATCGGTaa